aacccagaacaccaaaccctagccaccatatccgtttttgagcaaattcttgccttgaagagtgcattaagtcttggagaaggaagaaggatcttggaggtgcgagaaggggctatagatccgggattgggaagacatttcagagcatttggaggtaataaactagtacttggactcctttgcatctagatctacctTGGTTATGAGTAttggggcttttatgccatgtCCTTGAATCATTTCGAGTTGGAGCCCAAATCTGAAGGTGCTACTTCAGACCTAAGTGTATTATGGCCTAgaaaatcataaagcatcagtctttgGGTTGGTTGTtaagcctctttgtcttaaacccgagtttagagtgttttgggcctagatctctttagttatacgtaaagtttgcaactttacataaggattgagctttggaagtatggatctatgatttggagcccctgcatggctcgaaaagccactgaatggattaagaactggagcgactcggcgattcacatggatggactcggcgagttggatgaagttggacaggaactcggcaagttggaagaacaactcggcaaatctgttgaagattgccttggacccgtcgagtctgttcatggactcggtgagtcaagtcgcgaaacctcgaacccttcgagttaagactcagatcagtgagttgagtggggattcggtgagttggacaggtcaggactcggaaatcggtagactcggcgagtgaggggctgactcggcgagttgagtcgcgaatggaaggactctgagcatatgaactcggcgagtcagtaggcagactcgacgagtagggttgacttggaaggttgactttgaccaggactttgactttgacaagagttgacttagttgacttttgggggacagttagactaagtgttgcattgatattggtagctcggtgagctagtggagcaggagttcagagagttgccgggcggCAGTgagaggggttatcagcaagttcagcaaatgcaggtgagtttccctttgtgtgaatcggtctaaggctacaatgccggcccatgtagttatgagtagaagacttgggggttagccctaggcatagtatgctagtatgatattcaagacgaggtccaatgatagcgggcgggtgcccaaggaatgggttatatgatagttatacttgttgtctgtgtgatacatgtatgtgcctggtagggaggtgagagtgggcgaggtcccgtgTCTCACCGATAGCAGAGTgtagatggtgttccacatctcattagctgtagatcaggggcgaggcccaagttagggaaatagTGAGtgcgggctgggcccgtatctcactatcagtaggagcgtggatggggttccatgactcatcagtagcaggacaaaggtgaggcccaagataggcgaggccttagggtaggatccattagtatatgtttggcttatgtgttgtgatatttttatatgctattatatgttagctgGAGAGGCCCAgtaacaggcgaggcctaagtgaaacagatctgtatccgagcggggctcgaagccaggcgaggcctggagcggcggggccgttgtagcgggcgagacccgaggtagggggcgaggcccagaatagcgggcatggcccagtatgtgcataACGAGGGGAGGTGGTTGGGCTGTTGCAAAACGAGGGGAGGTGTTGCTCTTTTCTGACAATGGAGAAGAGGGTGGATTAACGACGCCGATAAGCAGTGGTAGCCGAAAATTATGAGGATCAGTGGGGGTGTTGTTGATTGTAAGTGAAGAAGGAGGaggaagttttttttttcttttctaatgaGATACTAACGAGATtgtattagagagagagagagagagagagagagagagatttttttttctttttttgatttttgtaataaaaaaaattgaaaagggaAAAATACCAAGGACAAATCCGTTACTATAAAACGTTTTCAAATTTTTGGACTAAACTCGAACAAAacgaaactattggaccatccttGCGAGCCAAACTCATTTTAGACCAAAGTTGttagttttgacataccacatgaaccattcttgcaattttgtctttcctCTAACCTTGACAATCCCAGATGTCTatcttttttttcaatttaatttagtacatataatcatatattcaAGCTGAAATCGTCACTGGTCAAAATtatacgtttggtccctaactttttattttttgcatttagattgtccatgtggtttgattttattgcgtttttcgtccctatggtttggttaaaattacacgtttggtccttaaatctgtatatacttataaaggatgCATTTTTTTtgcaccatattcatttgaaacccccaaaacatttttcctaaaacctcattcatttgaaactcccaagaccattcaacttatattatttaatttatgattaattgaaaTGTTGTCATTTGTAACTTCAAAAACTCTGCAAATCATGCTATTTAATTGATAtgttaaatgaaatatttagtCTATATAAGAACATTGTAGCTTGCATATTGCATATATGTCAACACAAAATGATAGATTATATTGGTGGAGTTTGAAGAGTTATACGATTGGTTCCATGGATGTAAGAGAAACATTGCAACTTTTGTAAATGTAGATGCAAGTAAATGCAAATTTGGTACATGTAAAGTATTATAGATTAACCAAGCTTCAAATTTGGTTATATGTGTAAAGGTATACTTGAGACAATTTTTTTAACTTGATGTGTTATggattttttttataatcataagatgatgaagtgagactAATAATTACTTGTCATGAGCTTTTGATAAATCAATCTTTAAACTATTTATCAGTTAGTGCAATTAACTTTGTTAAtatgtatgtatttttatgttgTCTTTCTCTTTTATGTTAAGACAATCTATTTTTCGGTCCAAGAGAACATTATTCAACATGAATTTTAtgttattagttatatattatgttagTTTCTATCGTTTATTATGGTGGAAATAACATCGATAAAACTTTTGATAattgattttgataaaaaaaaaagagtttacATTTATTATTCCAAAATGTTAATGATAGTGATTAATTAGAACGAATGATTTTAAATATGATATGGATTTATTATTGAAAACCAATGATTATTTATGTGTTATAAAAATACATTCATTATGTTTTCGCAAAATTTATATGTATGTAtccattttttaaatgttttttatagtaataaaaataaGTACTCTATTATATCTTATTACATTAATCAATTTCCTTTTTCTTATTCGTTCTTCACCTTAAAGTTAAAGTAAAAGTAAAGAAAATAtgaatacttttataagaaaatataagtgATAAAAATATACTTTACATGTCACACTTTCCACTCCATAACTCACTcttaacatgtttttttttttaaaaattagtcTTAGTACTTTACAATCATCACTATAACTTTCAATTTCAAATCACTATTTTACTTGAACCATTCATTTTATTCCAATGGTTATTTAAAAAGAGTTGAAAAAAATGAGTTTTGTGCATCAACGGTTATTTCAACgtaatatttttataacaatgttttgatatatcaaatgtatgttgaTTTCCAAATATTCTTTTTGAATGATGTATAAGTGCTTAATAAGTTTTGTTTAATGTAAATGTTATACTAAATGTTGTAATGTTTTTATATTGTTAGAAGTTGTAGTAATTTTCCATATTATTCTATTATTTTTTCattctatttttttatttgatatatatagAAATCAACATacgtttgatatataatttacacaacatGAAACGGTCTATACAATCATCAATTAATAGTAGAAATAACCAATGATATAAACTTATTACAACTAATAAAACTAATAGGTTAATTATGTGTTATTTTGCTACTGACATTGATTTTTGCATTTATAAATACTAAAATACTAAATCacaatttgtaaaattttattattttaattaaataattatatccGCGCGCAACGCATGAGGATTCGCCTagtttatgtatgtaagggacgaaaaacgcaacaaaatcaaaccacatggaCAATCTAAGTGCAAAAAGAAAGTTGGAGACTAAACGGGTAATTTTAACCAAATCAGCTAATTTACTATATATTCAAACATCATTATcggtaatatatataaatattcaaacatcatcatcatcagtaATATAATattcttttttaatttaatttaatacaTGTAATCTTATATTACATATGTAATACAGGTAATATTTACGATTACATATGGATGTTTGATTACATATGGATGTTTGgtattttaattttgaattttatataatGTTCAATTATTTATTATGTAACTAGGtgtgatattcatttattatatgagtttaattaaaaaaaaatataaaattttaacaatttgaaaagttcgaatttataaaaaaaaatgagaaaactttgaattattaaaattaatgagactttaatgtattgaatacattacatatataaacttttttaataaatactttacatatatattaccttacacattaaatgtagaattttaatttaataaaattaaaaatacaataaaatgataagtgaaaaataaaaaatttaaaatttttagaaaACGTCATGTGTTCAAATGAATGAGAAGACATGTGgtaaaaaaatcttcatttatttgtAGATGATAGCGTCGGTGGGTTCAATTTGAACCAATTGAACCGGTAAAACAAACTCTTAGTTGATCGGGCCCGATTTTCAAAACATTGCTCGTTATGCTACGAATTTAAGCTAAAAAAAGCAAGACACCATCCATATATTACATGAtagatttttgtttattttataaatttacaGTGAGCAACTGCTCGTTGATCATGAAGTGAACTACATCACTACACAAGCTGTAGGGTTTTCATCACTAAACGCCGTCGTATACCTAATTTCAGGTGAACTCCCCCTAGCCAAATCCAACATCTCCGGATCCACCACCGCCGTGTTCCTGACGTACCCATCCGGTGCCCTTTTGTCATAAACCCCCGGCACGTAAGGATGTTCCACCGTGTCATATGGCACATACGGCCACATCTCCGCCTTTTTCCCTGTCCGGTGCCGGACTCGATACAACACCTTCCCTGGATCCACGTACCCTACCACCGTCAGCTTGCTTTTCTTTGGGTCCACATCCACCGAACTCACCCCTTTCATCCCTTCCACCGACTTCCGAACCCTCCTCTCGCATCCCTCACAGTCCATCTTGATCTTTATCTCCACCGTCTGACGTTAACACAATTAAACAATATCTTATTGGAGTAAGATTCTATGGGGAGCGACTCTAATGAGAAGAGGGAAGAGTGTGACCTGAAGTTGGTTTCGTTTCTTGAGTTTCTCCCTGGAACGATGGATGCTGTGACAGGAATCGTAAAGTTCCGAGATACATGCTGCAACCCCCATGAGTTTGTAGAACTAGAAAAGATGGAAATGGTGACATTCACTGATATGATGTCACCGAGAGTGGGTTATAAAGGTGGCGGCTGATAGGAGGTGTCTGTGAGGTTTGGCCACGTGGGGCCATGGGCTCTTGAACCATCCACCAGGTGGTGGAAAGTTCTTGGCTAGGTTATCGATCATCCCACGTCACTCGATTTCATGGGGGAATGTGCATACTTCTATCGAATATCAACATTCAATAGCTTTGTTATTTTTACTAAATAAATAACGAGTTTTGTTCATATTCATGATATAGTTGTGTTGTTGAAATAATTATTAGTGGTATAAAAAACGTAATCTAAGAATAGATAATAAGTCTCATAAAGTTTGAgttcgattttttttttgaaccgtaAAGAAATATATTAAAGAAAACATGCTAGAAGCTAGACAAAAACAATACTTAATGAAAATATGAAAACCGGAAAAAACTTGTAGCCTAAGAGGGACACTACAAGAATAACCACTATTAGCTGCGACATACAACATTTGAGTTTTATTTCGTTGCTAAAGGCGTCTCCGTCAATACTCATTTACCTCGATTCATGTCAATCTCGGATATTAAACCTCAGTCGTTGATATTGTCCCTAATTCAACAGTTCACAATACGTGTCGTACATCGCAATAGCGACAACTTTGGGGGGCATAACGATGACCTTTTACCGGTGACGTGTGTTGTCGCTAATACTTGATATTCTTTTAGTGTGATAAATAATCTAGACAAATTTAATGGTAACTAATGGTCGTAATGGATACCAGTACTATCAACTAAGCTTTATGAGCAATAAGGGAATAATTGTCATAACTTGTAGGCACCAAAGAATTATAGTCATGAAACAAGATTAcgggcttcaagttccaaatggCAATAATCTTGTTTTCAAAAGCTTCGAACTTTAAAGGGGCAACACTCACAAGGgcaatttgatataatataatgCTTCACACCATGGATCAGAAATCTTTAGCAACAGTACTAATGGATATCAAGATGTTTCAAAAGTCTTGTAGCAGATCTGGCTTCACTTTTAAATTGAAAAGATTGTTAGCCATTTGAATAAACGGGAGACCTGTATCTAGACCATTATGATAGCAATCCAATTTGGAAAAATACTGTGAGACTGCCTTCAAGGAGATCTGCTGGGAATAGTGTCAATGTAATTAACTATTT
The genomic region above belongs to Lactuca sativa cultivar Salinas chromosome 4, Lsat_Salinas_v11, whole genome shotgun sequence and contains:
- the LOC111917014 gene encoding heavy metal-associated isoprenylated plant protein 26, coding for MGVAACISELYDSCHSIHRSREKLKKRNQLQTVEIKIKMDCEGCERRVRKSVEGMKGVSSVDVDPKKSKLTVVGYVDPGKVLYRVRHRTGKKAEMWPYVPYDTVEHPYVPGVYDKRAPDGYVRNTAVVDPEMLDLARGSSPEIRYTTAFSDENPTACVVM